TCCGAGTTCAGATACCTCTCTGCACCACTGGAAAACATTGTCACAATCATCTTTCCCCTGTTCTCCTCTCTTGATGCAACCTGTCAGGAAGGGCATGAATCAGAGGACTGGATAAATAAGTGGATTTATATAGCCTTCACTGTACTATCTGCTAAAAAATAAAATCCTAGACTCTTGGGAAAAAAAGAGCTTGCCTTTAAGCAGGCAGCTGCATTTGCCCCTGAAGATATGCCAACAAGCAATCCTTCTTCCCTTGCCAATCTTCTAGCCATGTCCATAGCTTCTTGAGTAGTTACTGTTACAATTTCATCTATCTGGGATCTATCCAATATTTCTGGGACAAAACCAGGCCCTATTCCTAGGATGTTGTGGAAGGCTGGCTCGCCACCTACAGATCATAGGCAGGGAAGATCTTACTTATTTACAAGCAAAGAAAGGTAGCCAGGTTTATAACCAAACATGTATAGTAGGAATATCATTTATTCAATATATTTATCATAGTAGTAGTTTCTTGCCTGAAATCACTGGACTTTCAGCTGGTTCAACGCATATTAATTTTACAGATGGGTTCTTCGTCTTGAGATACCTCCCCACGCCTGTGATGGTGCCTCCTGAACCTGAAGCAGCTATAAATATGTCCACTTTGCCTGCTGTATCTTTCCATATCTCAGGTCCTAAGGACATTTAGTTCGATGCATTAGTGCTGAGGTTCAGTTTTTAGCCAGGAATCTTAAATAAAAATAAAGAGTAGAAATGTTGCATGGAAGTGTGATCCTGCAGAGGCCAACACCACATAGCAACATTTATTGCATATCATCCATCAATTTATTTCAACATCTTATAAGTTAGTCAGTCCGTAGTCTTCGACTGAGTTTTCCTTATAGTCAAACAATCTAAAGTTACTCAAACGCTACTGCTACTGCATCCAATTTAGTTCAAATATATTGTGTTACCACTTACCAGTCCATCTGAAGTGGGCATCGGGATTTGCAGGATTGGTGAATTGATCTAGAACATACACATCTTCCACATCCTTCTTCATCTGTTCTAccctatcaagtaaagctttgaATCCATGCTGTACAGCATCTGCAGGAGACAAGCATGTTACCATCTGGCACGTGATATGAGGGGCATGGTACCTCAGCTCCTTACCAACTAATACCACTTCTACGCCAAGGTATCGCATCAGTATCTGCTTATCAAGCGAGAGTTTAGCAGGCATGAGGGCGATGAACTTGTATCCTTTCTGAGCAGCAATGAACGCCACGCCGATGCCAAGATTACCACTTGTGACCCCCAGCAGTGTTGTGATGCCAGGTGTGATCAAGCCTTTCTCCTCTGCATCTTCAATCAATCTGCAAATTTGTTCATCCATTCATATTGCTGTCGAGACTCATGACGTTACGTATGGTAGATTTGAGGTGAAGAATTTCTTCCTGGGAAGGAAAGTAAAAAAGAGCAGCCACCTGAGAGCACTCCGATCCTTCACAGAGGAAAGGGGCTGGTACGGCTCAATCTTCCCAATCAGCCGAGCACCTATGCTGTCTTTCTCAGTGATGTTTCTCAGTTCTATCAGTGGTGTCCAACCAATGAGCTGGAAGGCATAGAATTTACTTGCAGATTAAAGATAACAAGCTTTGTACAGTGAAGGAATAATGACTATATACAGAGAAAGTAGGCACCTGTGTGATGTTGGTGGCAATGCACTCCCCCTGCGAGGACAGCAGAGATGGTatccctttccttccttcctgTGGCTCCATTTCTCTGGTACTAACTCTGCAACAAATAAAACTACTAGAACTTAACAAGCTCGAATGTCTTGGACAAATGGATGAACAGAAGTATGAGGTACTCCAGCGTTCAATGATGTTATATAGCTGAGAAGTCCCATTCTGATGGTATACTACATGGATAAATTAATACTAAATTTGGAGGTTTCAGGGAAGTTTCCCTGAAACTTCCATCCAGATTTTTTTTAATTGAAGTCTGTTGACATATGACACTACATCAGTGTGCAGCATACCAATCAGATATCAAATTCAGAAACCACCGATTGGTTGGAAGCCTAGAACTTGGAACACAAGTTTCCCTGCATGCCAAGAAACCTCCTATGGGTTGGAAGCCTGGAACTTGGACCCCAAGTTTCCCTGCTTATAGAACAAGACAATCAACCATTATGCAGAGGGTAAGCAAATAATTTTAGAACaccgataacgcccacacgtgtgagcGTTAAGGGATCTGGCCACACGTTTTT
Above is a window of Triticum aestivum cultivar Chinese Spring chromosome 6B, IWGSC CS RefSeq v2.1, whole genome shotgun sequence DNA encoding:
- the LOC123137025 gene encoding cysteine synthase codes for the protein MEPQEGRKGIPSLLSSQGECIATNITQLIGWTPLIELRNITEKDSIGARLIGKIEPYQPLSSVKDRSALRLIEDAEEKGLITPGITTLLGVTSGNLGIGVAFIAAQKGYKFIALMPAKLSLDKQILMRYLGVEVVLVDAVQHGFKALLDRVEQMKKDVEDVYVLDQFTNPANPDAHFRWTGPEIWKDTAGKVDIFIAASGSGGTITGVGRYLKTKNPSVKLICVEPAESPVISGGEPAFHNILGIGPGFVPEILDRSQIDEIVTVTTQEAMDMARRLAREEGLLVGISSGANAAACLKVASREENRGKMIVTMFSSGAERYLNSELFAQVKEECVNVNMTF